The Rhopalosiphum maidis isolate BTI-1 chromosome 1, ASM367621v3, whole genome shotgun sequence genome has a segment encoding these proteins:
- the LOC113549891 gene encoding 40S ribosomal protein S20 codes for MDLEFKDVENAPTDQKRHKIRITLTSKNIKSLESVCSEMIADIKKRKLPVKGPVRMPTKFLRITTRKTPCGEGSKTWDRFQMRIHKRVIDLKCPSDKVKQITSVNLEPGVIAEVSIASE; via the exons ATG GATTTGGAATTCAAAGATGTTGAAAACGCTCCTACAGATCAAAAGAGACACAAAATCCGTATTACATTGACTTCTAAGAACATCAAAAGTTTGGAAAGtg tgtgTTCTGAGATGATTGCTGATATTAAGAAGAGAAAACTGCCAGTTAAAGGACCAGTTCGCATGCCAACCAAATTCTTGCGTATCACAACAAGAAAAACACCTTGTGGTGAAGGTTCAAAGACATGGGACAGATTCCAAATGAGGATTCACAAGAGGGTGATCGATTTAAAATGCCCAAGCGATAAAGTCAAACAAATCACCAGTGTCAACCTCGAACCTGGTGTTATTGCTGAAGTTAGCATTGCTAGCGagtga